Proteins encoded by one window of Dioscorea cayenensis subsp. rotundata cultivar TDr96_F1 chromosome 6, TDr96_F1_v2_PseudoChromosome.rev07_lg8_w22 25.fasta, whole genome shotgun sequence:
- the LOC120263066 gene encoding uncharacterized protein LOC120263066 → MGDDEGVQEYISWVITITKQIKALGDKLKDLEVAVAIEESKEISKLTLNDLCGTIQAHEVRVNRAAGKTVEKALHVKSEHPITNHSKGGGARSSWGDGRGHGRSFKFGHMKAECKAKVKQPEKGANLAEEENNAENLFMASSSTGDQPSSVWLIDFRCSKHMTGNRLLFSNLDESVKVTVRLGDDKEMKVCGVRTMNVKTKSGTEKRLHGVQYVPGLAHNLLSVGVIAHQGILSDV, encoded by the exons ATGGGGGATGACGAAGGAGTTCAGGAGTACATTTCTTGGGTTATTACAATTACCAAGCAGATTAAGGCTCTCGGGGACAAGCTTAAGGACCTTGAA GTTGCAGTTGCAATTGAGGAGTCGAAGGAGATCTCGAAGCTCACTTTGAACGATCTCTGTGGTACAATACAAGCTCACGAGGTGAGAGTGAATCGTGCAGCGGGGAAGACTGTTGAAAAAGCCCTCCATGTCAAGAGCGAGCATCCTATCACTAATCATAGCAAAGGTGGAGGTGCTAGGAGCTCATGGGGTGATGGCAGAGGTCACGGGAGGTCGTTT AAATTTGGGCATATGAAAGCTGAATGCAAAGCAAAAGTGAAGCAACCAGAAAAGGGGGCCAACCTTGCAGAAGAAGAGAACAACGCTGAGAATCTCTTCATGGCGAGCAGTTCCACCGGTGATCAACCCAGCTCAGTTTGGTTGATTGACTTCAGGTGTTCAAAACACATGACCGGGAATAGGTTGCTGTTTAGTAACCTTGATGAATCAGTGAAGGTCACTGTGAGGCTCGGAGATGATAAAGAAATGAAGGTGTGTGGAGTAAGGACAATGAATGTCAAGACAAAATCAGGAACTGAGAAGAGGTTGCATGGAGTTCAGTATGTGCCGGGACTAGCACATAACCTTTTGAGTGTGGGGGTAATTGCTCATCAAGGGATACTCAGTGATGTTTGA